A window of the Leucothrix mucor DSM 2157 genome harbors these coding sequences:
- a CDS encoding NAD(+) kinase, with product MRSFNRIGLFSKQEDPRIADTLVQLHTFLTTQDFTVLTTHTVASFVGTSPSFTDQELASQIDMAIVVGGDGTLLQVGRLLATEDIPIIGINLGRLGFLVDISPEKLDEQLHAMLEGHYTVEPRTLLQTEVYRGDTLLGSRNALNDVALHVRNDVRMIEFDTQIDGHFVNTQRADGMVISTPTGSTAYSLSAGGPILHPGLNAVVLVPICPHTLSHRPIVVHSDSVIEILLCESRNVDSRISFDGQSNLDLLAGDRIVIRQHPHKLRLIHPENYDYYQILRTKLGWSTTPP from the coding sequence ATGCGCTCCTTTAACCGAATCGGCCTATTCTCCAAACAGGAAGACCCCCGAATAGCCGACACTCTGGTTCAACTTCACACCTTCCTGACTACACAAGACTTCACTGTACTGACGACCCACACCGTAGCGAGTTTTGTAGGTACTTCACCCTCTTTTACTGACCAAGAGTTGGCTAGCCAGATTGATATGGCAATTGTGGTCGGTGGTGACGGAACATTGCTGCAAGTTGGGCGCTTACTAGCCACTGAAGATATTCCTATTATCGGCATTAATCTTGGCCGCCTAGGGTTTCTGGTTGATATCTCACCGGAGAAATTAGACGAGCAACTGCATGCCATGCTGGAAGGTCATTACACGGTTGAGCCGCGCACATTATTGCAAACCGAAGTCTACCGCGGCGACACCCTGCTCGGCAGCCGTAATGCACTGAACGATGTGGCACTGCATGTACGCAATGATGTGCGAATGATCGAGTTTGATACCCAAATCGATGGCCACTTTGTGAATACTCAACGTGCCGATGGCATGGTGATTTCCACGCCAACGGGCTCCACGGCTTACTCATTATCAGCCGGTGGCCCTATTCTGCATCCTGGGTTAAACGCCGTTGTGCTTGTGCCAATTTGCCCGCACACACTCAGTCATCGCCCAATTGTTGTTCACTCTGATAGTGTGATTGAAATTCTGTTGTGTGAGTCTCGCAATGTGGATTCACGTATCTCTTTTGATGGTCAGTCTAATCTGGATTTATTGGCCGGAGACCGGATTGTTATTCGCCAGCATCCTCATAAACTGCGCCTGATTCATCCTGAGAATTATGATTATTATCAGATTCTACGGACTAAACTCGGCTGGAGCACCACCCCTCCCTAA
- the recN gene encoding DNA repair protein RecN, with product MLSHIFLRDFAIIETLDLELEPGMTALTGETGAGKSILIDAIGLVLGDRADSGVVRHGAEKTEITLSIDVSDTPSAMQWLKDQDLDQDEQCILRRVITSSGKSRAWINGTPTNLTMLRQLGEQVVDIHGQHEHQSLMKKEMQRQLLDDYGSHAKQLQTLDKHYSEWKQLNDKLRQLTDQSSDHQAQIDLLSFQTQELETLELVEGEYAQLDEEHSRLSNAGELLQTAAGGIEQLYDADENSVYSILSHLITDLSDQERLDSALTEPLALLTEARIQIEEATGLLRNYQDSLELDPQRLDWVEKRISDLLQMARKHNVTPEELPEKFNSLSTRLAELDGGDYDLDALQAKLDKAREQYLETAEKLHKARQKAAKQLGQGVSTAMQQLGMGGGVFEIRCDYDAESKFTTHGLDDIEFQVSANPGQPLKALIKVASGGELSRISLAIQMIAAQKVTLPALIFDEVDTGIGGGTAEVVGQQLRKLGSSRQVLCVTHLPQVASQAHQHYKVTKIKGKTSTSTGMLDLQADERVEEIARMMGGIEITESTRALAREMLQTGEQSD from the coding sequence ATGTTAAGCCATATTTTTCTGCGCGACTTTGCCATTATCGAAACGCTGGACCTAGAGCTGGAGCCCGGCATGACCGCGCTAACCGGCGAAACTGGCGCTGGTAAATCAATTCTGATTGATGCTATTGGACTGGTATTGGGCGACCGCGCGGATAGCGGCGTGGTACGCCATGGTGCAGAGAAAACTGAAATCACCCTGAGCATTGATGTCTCTGATACCCCATCGGCTATGCAGTGGCTAAAAGATCAGGATTTGGATCAGGATGAACAGTGTATTTTACGGCGGGTAATTACCAGTAGTGGCAAATCTCGCGCCTGGATAAACGGCACGCCAACCAACCTCACCATGCTGCGTCAACTTGGCGAGCAAGTGGTGGATATCCACGGCCAGCATGAACATCAGTCGCTGATGAAAAAAGAAATGCAGCGGCAGTTGCTGGATGATTACGGCAGCCATGCCAAGCAACTGCAAACGCTGGATAAACATTACAGCGAGTGGAAACAGCTGAATGACAAACTAAGACAGCTGACCGATCAGAGCAGCGACCATCAAGCACAAATTGATTTGCTCAGCTTTCAAACCCAAGAGCTGGAAACGCTGGAGTTGGTTGAAGGTGAGTATGCTCAATTGGATGAAGAGCACTCACGCCTCTCGAATGCTGGCGAGTTATTGCAAACCGCAGCCGGTGGTATTGAGCAGCTTTATGATGCCGATGAGAACTCGGTTTACTCTATTCTTAGTCATCTAATTACCGACCTATCTGATCAGGAGCGATTGGATAGCGCGCTCACAGAACCGCTGGCATTACTGACCGAAGCCCGTATTCAAATTGAAGAAGCGACGGGTTTATTACGTAATTATCAGGACAGTTTAGAGCTTGACCCACAGCGCTTGGATTGGGTTGAAAAGCGCATTTCTGATTTGCTGCAAATGGCGCGTAAGCACAATGTCACACCAGAAGAGTTACCTGAGAAATTTAATAGTCTGAGCACGCGACTTGCTGAATTGGATGGCGGCGATTATGACTTGGATGCTTTGCAGGCTAAATTAGATAAGGCACGTGAACAATATTTAGAGACGGCTGAAAAACTTCATAAAGCGCGCCAAAAAGCAGCAAAGCAACTAGGACAAGGCGTTTCTACAGCCATGCAACAACTAGGGATGGGCGGTGGCGTATTTGAAATTCGCTGCGATTATGATGCAGAAAGTAAATTCACTACACATGGCTTGGATGATATTGAGTTTCAGGTCAGCGCCAATCCCGGACAACCACTGAAAGCACTGATTAAAGTGGCTTCAGGTGGTGAGCTCTCACGAATTTCGCTGGCTATTCAAATGATTGCCGCACAAAAAGTGACATTGCCCGCATTGATTTTTGATGAGGTTGATACCGGTATTGGTGGTGGTACTGCAGAGGTGGTTGGTCAGCAATTGCGCAAACTAGGCTCTAGCCGACAAGTGCTATGTGTGACGCATTTACCGCAAGTGGCATCCCAAGCTCATCAGCATTACAAAGTAACTAAGATTAAAGGCAAGACGAGTACCAGCACTGGCATGTTGGATTTGCAGGCGGATGAACGTGTTGAAGAAATTGCCCGTATGATGGGTGGTATTGAAATTACAGAGTCGACTCGCGCATTAGCCAGGGAAATGCTGCAAACGGGTGAGCAGTCAGATTAA
- a CDS encoding deoxyguanosinetriphosphate triphosphohydrolase, with amino-acid sequence MIADYAASPESSRGRQHDEPSPTFRTEYQRDRDRIIHSTGFRRLEYKTQVFVNHEGDLYRTRLTHSMEVAQIARSIARTLALNEDLTEAISLAHDLGHTPFGHAGQDALNACMKPYGGFEHNLQSLRVVDHLEIKYAEFQGLNLTFETREGILKHCALKNAQELGPVAQRFLDKTQASLEAQLTNISDQIAYNNHDIDDGIRSGLLTIEQLRETDMFALHYDQVKWKYPDLDDNRSVHETIRRMIGEQVVDLVNTSRGLIEDAGVKHIDEVRAQAAPLIRFSDDMFNQSRLMKKFLRENLYFHHQVYRMTRKAQQIIEALFTAFIDDVRLLPPEHQAYAKAAQLKGGTTDYARVVADYVAGMTDRFAIKEYSRLFAMGTSLL; translated from the coding sequence ATGATTGCGGATTATGCGGCATCGCCTGAGAGTAGCCGAGGGCGGCAGCACGATGAGCCATCTCCGACGTTTCGCACTGAATATCAGCGCGACCGCGACCGTATTATCCATTCCACTGGCTTTCGACGCTTAGAGTATAAAACTCAGGTTTTCGTCAATCATGAAGGCGATTTATACCGAACCCGTCTGACGCATTCCATGGAAGTCGCTCAAATTGCCCGCTCGATAGCACGAACGCTGGCACTCAATGAAGACCTGACCGAAGCCATTTCCTTGGCGCATGACTTAGGCCACACCCCATTTGGGCATGCCGGACAAGATGCACTAAATGCCTGTATGAAACCCTATGGCGGCTTCGAACATAATTTACAGTCACTGCGTGTGGTTGATCACTTAGAAATAAAATACGCCGAATTTCAGGGCTTAAATCTCACCTTTGAAACCCGCGAAGGCATTCTCAAGCACTGTGCTTTAAAAAACGCGCAAGAATTAGGGCCGGTCGCACAGCGATTTTTGGATAAAACTCAGGCGAGCCTTGAGGCGCAGCTTACCAATATTTCCGATCAGATTGCTTATAATAATCATGATATTGATGATGGTATTCGCTCTGGCTTGCTGACAATTGAGCAGCTGCGCGAGACCGATATGTTCGCCTTGCACTATGATCAGGTGAAGTGGAAGTATCCAGATTTGGATGATAATCGCAGTGTGCACGAAACAATTCGCCGCATGATTGGTGAGCAAGTAGTTGATCTGGTAAACACAAGCCGTGGTTTAATCGAAGATGCAGGCGTAAAACATATTGATGAAGTGAGGGCGCAAGCTGCTCCATTAATTCGCTTTAGTGATGACATGTTTAACCAAAGTCGCTTAATGAAAAAATTCCTGAGAGAAAATTTATACTTTCATCATCAGGTTTATCGCATGACCCGCAAGGCGCAGCAGATTATTGAAGCGCTGTTTACTGCCTTTATTGATGATGTGCGCTTATTGCCGCCAGAGCATCAGGCTTATGCCAAAGCGGCACAGCTAAAAGGCGGAACCACCGATTATGCCCGAGTCGTTGCTGACTATGTCGCTGGTATGACTGACCGCTTTGCGATTAAGGAATACAGCCGCTTATTCGCGATGGGCACCAGTTTGCTGTAA
- the aroB gene encoding 3-dehydroquinate synthase → MQTLTVELGDRSYPIYIGTGLLKRPELFTPFIHGNSTIVVSNETVAPLYLKTVQENLTAYKNSDVALPDGENFKTLEVLNQIFTGMLENHCDRRTTLLALGGGVVGDMGGFAAASYQRGINFIQVPTTLLSMVDSSVGGKTGVNHAMGKNMIGAFYQPQCVIIDTETLSTLSDRELSAGLAEVIKYGLIRDPEFLVWLQENMTKLMARDPEALAYAIYQSCQHKADLVAADERETGQRALLNLGHTFGHAIETEMGYGNWLHGEAVAAGTVMAAELSQKMGWLSEADVELVKSLFVLAKLPVEPPAEVSPQAFMKHMKRDKKVQDGVMNLILLRKIGEAVTSNDYDPQALDAVLERV, encoded by the coding sequence ATGCAAACATTAACCGTTGAGTTAGGTGATCGCAGTTATCCGATTTATATCGGCACAGGCTTGTTAAAGCGGCCAGAACTTTTCACGCCATTTATTCATGGTAATAGTACGATCGTTGTTTCTAATGAAACGGTCGCGCCGTTGTATCTGAAAACAGTGCAGGAAAACCTGACTGCATATAAGAACTCCGATGTAGCGCTGCCTGATGGTGAGAATTTTAAAACGCTGGAAGTCTTAAATCAGATTTTCACCGGCATGCTGGAAAATCATTGTGACAGACGGACGACCTTACTAGCCTTAGGTGGCGGTGTCGTTGGTGACATGGGCGGGTTTGCTGCCGCGAGTTACCAGCGAGGCATTAACTTTATTCAAGTACCTACGACCTTGCTGTCCATGGTTGATTCATCCGTTGGTGGAAAGACTGGCGTTAATCACGCGATGGGTAAAAACATGATTGGTGCGTTTTACCAGCCCCAATGTGTAATCATCGATACTGAAACCCTAAGTACCTTATCAGATCGCGAGTTGAGTGCTGGCTTGGCGGAAGTCATTAAGTACGGTTTGATTCGCGATCCGGAGTTCCTTGTTTGGTTGCAAGAAAATATGACCAAACTAATGGCGCGTGATCCTGAAGCCCTAGCTTATGCTATTTACCAGTCCTGTCAGCATAAAGCGGATTTAGTCGCAGCGGATGAACGTGAAACTGGGCAACGTGCTCTATTAAACCTTGGCCACACCTTTGGTCATGCCATTGAAACTGAAATGGGTTATGGCAATTGGTTACATGGTGAAGCGGTTGCTGCTGGCACAGTGATGGCTGCTGAGCTATCGCAGAAAATGGGGTGGTTATCTGAAGCCGATGTTGAGTTGGTTAAATCCTTATTTGTGCTAGCTAAGTTGCCTGTTGAGCCTCCAGCTGAAGTATCACCTCAAGCGTTTATGAAACATATGAAGCGTGATAAGAAAGTGCAAGATGGTGTCATGAACCTGATATTGCTACGCAAAATTGGCGAAGCCGTTACTAGTAATGATTACGATCCACAAGCACTTGACGCGGTTCTGGAGCGGGTATGA
- a CDS encoding shikimate kinase, translated as MKQKIFLVGLMGAGKSTVGRQLARRLRVDFYDSDRLIVERTGVPIATIFDIEGEDGFRERETQVLQELSTYQGCVIATGGGSLIRPENREIIKNSGCVVYLRASAEKLYSRIKHDKARPLMQTENPLQTLRDLLAVREPAYLDTADIVIRTGHEKVSVVMHRIEKALRRERRNANINR; from the coding sequence GTGAAGCAAAAAATATTTTTGGTTGGCCTAATGGGGGCTGGAAAGTCAACAGTAGGCCGGCAATTGGCGCGCCGCCTGAGAGTGGATTTTTATGATTCTGACCGTTTAATTGTAGAGCGTACCGGAGTTCCGATAGCGACCATTTTCGATATAGAAGGTGAGGATGGATTTCGCGAGCGTGAAACTCAGGTTTTGCAGGAGCTAAGCACCTATCAAGGCTGTGTGATCGCTACCGGTGGTGGTAGTTTGATCCGTCCTGAAAACCGTGAAATCATTAAGAACAGTGGTTGTGTGGTGTATTTGAGGGCCTCTGCGGAAAAGCTGTATTCAAGGATTAAGCATGATAAAGCACGTCCGTTGATGCAGACAGAAAACCCACTGCAAACATTGCGTGATTTGTTGGCTGTACGGGAACCTGCTTATTTGGATACTGCGGATATCGTGATTCGTACCGGGCATGAGAAAGTCAGTGTTGTCATGCATCGTATTGAGAAAGCATTAAGAAGGGAAAGGCGTAATGCAAACATTAACCGTTGA